From Primulina tabacum isolate GXHZ01 chromosome 2, ASM2559414v2, whole genome shotgun sequence, one genomic window encodes:
- the LOC142527744 gene encoding uncharacterized protein LOC142527744 isoform X3, protein MTTVPKAEDVHQIVDHQQEANPTAVGWRGKLQEQYQRIKTHAETYPYVWGSYILVYGGFGLWLTYRWRRLRNTEDRVRVLQERLRKLTEAEQPTNSSTAAQQPSNSALLTKNLPPPSDDEATK, encoded by the coding sequence ATGACAACCGTGCCTAAGGCCGAAGACGTTCATCAAATAGTTGACCACCAGCAAGAGGCAAATCCCACAGCTGTCGGGTGGAGAGGGAAACTACAAGAGCAATACCAAAGGATAAAGACTCATGCAGAGACATACCCCTATGTGTGGGGTTCTTATATACTTGTATATGGAGGATTTGGTCTCTGGTTGACCTACAGGTGGAGAAGGCTCCGCAATACAGAGGACAGGGTCCGAGTTCTTCAAGAGAGACTGCGTAAACTAACTGAAGCTGAACAACCAACCAACTCTTCCACGGCTGCACAGCAGCCTTCAAATTCTGCTTTATTGACCAAAAACCTCCCCCCTCCATCAGATGATGAAGCTACCAAATAG
- the LOC142527744 gene encoding uncharacterized protein LOC142527744 isoform X1, with the protein MLINYRANVVGSGVESTLRIKMTTVPKAEDVHQIVDHQQEANPTAVGWRGKLQEQYQRIKTHAETYPYVWGSYILVYGGFGLWLTYRWRRLRNTEDRVRVLQERLRKLTEAEQPTNSSTAAQQPSNSALLTKNLPPPSDDEATK; encoded by the exons ATGTTGATTAATTATCGTGCAAATGTTGTAGGTTCTGGAGTTGAATCGACTTTAAG GATTAAAATGACAACCGTGCCTAAGGCCGAAGACGTTCATCAAATAGTTGACCACCAGCAAGAGGCAAATCCCACAGCTGTCGGGTGGAGAGGGAAACTACAAGAGCAATACCAAAGGATAAAGACTCATGCAGAGACATACCCCTATGTGTGGGGTTCTTATATACTTGTATATGGAGGATTTGGTCTCTGGTTGACCTACAGGTGGAGAAGGCTCCGCAATACAGAGGACAGGGTCCGAGTTCTTCAAGAGAGACTGCGTAAACTAACTGAAGCTGAACAACCAACCAACTCTTCCACGGCTGCACAGCAGCCTTCAAATTCTGCTTTATTGACCAAAAACCTCCCCCCTCCATCAGATGATGAAGCTACCAAATAG
- the LOC142527744 gene encoding uncharacterized protein LOC142527744 isoform X2, whose protein sequence is MVVWIGRIKMTTVPKAEDVHQIVDHQQEANPTAVGWRGKLQEQYQRIKTHAETYPYVWGSYILVYGGFGLWLTYRWRRLRNTEDRVRVLQERLRKLTEAEQPTNSSTAAQQPSNSALLTKNLPPPSDDEATK, encoded by the exons ATGGTTGTGTGGATTGGAAG GATTAAAATGACAACCGTGCCTAAGGCCGAAGACGTTCATCAAATAGTTGACCACCAGCAAGAGGCAAATCCCACAGCTGTCGGGTGGAGAGGGAAACTACAAGAGCAATACCAAAGGATAAAGACTCATGCAGAGACATACCCCTATGTGTGGGGTTCTTATATACTTGTATATGGAGGATTTGGTCTCTGGTTGACCTACAGGTGGAGAAGGCTCCGCAATACAGAGGACAGGGTCCGAGTTCTTCAAGAGAGACTGCGTAAACTAACTGAAGCTGAACAACCAACCAACTCTTCCACGGCTGCACAGCAGCCTTCAAATTCTGCTTTATTGACCAAAAACCTCCCCCCTCCATCAGATGATGAAGCTACCAAATAG